The Rhodothermales bacterium genome segment CTGCGGGATACACCGAAACTGTACTCAGCCTACATCTCACACCTTAATGGGTGAGGGTGATGTAGTCCTCCTTGGGGTGATGTGGAGAGCCCGGCTCGCAAGAGCCGGGCTTTCTGCCTTCCGGCCCACACTACCGGAAACGCCCCAGCGTTCAGGGCTTTTAATGCCAAACCCCATGAAATCGACGGTTATCACGCTGGGCGCCTGCGCCATCGCCAGCCTGGCGATGGTCGGATGGCGCTCCCTGGGCCGGCTGCGTCGCGACGCGCCCTCCACGGACTTCTGCCCCACCGGCCTCTTCGTCTGATCCGGACTCAGATCGTCAGCTCGCGCACGGTCAGGTTGTCGATGCGATCGACATCGACCTCCACGCCGATGCCGGGCGTGTCCATCGGGACGGCGATCATGCCGGCCTGATCCATTTCCCATTCCGGAGACACGATGTCGCGCTCCCAGTACCGCCGGCTCGGCGAAATATCGCCGGGCAGGGTGAAGTTGGGCAGCGAGGCGAGTGCCACGTTGTAGGCGCGGCCGATACCGCTCTCCAGCATCCCGCCGCACCAGACCGGGATGCCCTGCCGCTGCGTGTAATCGTGGATCCGCAGCGACGAGGTATAACCGGCCACGCGTCCGGGTTTGATGTTGATGATCCGCCCGCTGCCGAGCGTCACCATGTCCTGCGCCCGTTCGAGCTTCGTGATCGACTCGTCGAGGCAGATGGGCGTCTGGAGCTGCGGCTGCAGGGCGGCGTGCCGGACCAGATCGTCCCATTCCAGCGGCTGCTCGATCATGATGAGTCCGAACGCGTCGAGCTGCTTCAGCACCTCCACATCTTCCAGCGTATAGGCGTTGTTCGCATCGACCATCAGCGGGGCGCTGTCGCCGTAGGCATCGCGGACGGCGCGGACATACGGGATGTCGAAGCCCGGCTTGATCTTCATCTTGATCTTCCGATAGCCCTGCGCCATGCACTCGCCGACCTTCTTGACCAGCTTCTCCGGCGTGGCCTGGATGCCGATCGAGATGCCCGTGCCGACCTCCGCGCGTGTGCCGCCCAGCAGCCTCGCCAGCGCGACGCCCTGCCGCGTGGCCGCCAGGCCCCAGAGCGTCATCTCCAGGCCGGCCTTGGCCATCTCGTGCCCACGCATCGCCTTATGGAACAGGTCGTACACCTCCAGGGGCTGCACCGTCTTCCCGAGCAAGAGCGGCGCCAGCCACTGCGACATCGCCATCCATGCCGTATCCACGCTCTCGGAGTTGTAGTTCGGCAGCGCCGCCGCGACGCATTCGCCCCAGGCTGTCACGCCGTCACCATCCTCCATCTCCACCAGGGTGATGCGCCGCACAGTCTCCGTCCCGGACGAGATCGCGAAGGGTTCGACCAGGGGGAGATGGATTTCGCGAAGCGTGATGCGTTTGAGATGGAATGGGGAAATGGACGTGGACATCGACATGAATCGGATTGGGTTGGAATGCGAAGAAGAGGGGCAGGATACGAGGCCTTCAGGCCGCGCGGCGCCGCGCCAGAATATAAAAACAGCGTTTCGTATCCGGGTCCTGGTAATAACCCACTACCCCGAAGCCGGCGCCCAGATACAGCTCCAGCGCCTTGCGCGTCGACTGCCGCCACGCCCGCGCCTGATCGGCGGACTGCTTCTTGACCTGCTGCACGTTGACCGGGATCTCGACGCGGACGGCATGGCTATCCTCCAGCACCTCCGCCCCGTTCACGATCGGCAGGTCGGACAGGACGCCGGCGTCCTCGAACTGCGCTCGGTGCGCGAGCCGATCCTCCTCCAGGAGATGCCACGTCACCACGTAGCGGTCCGTCCCGATCGTGCTGTGCAGGATACTGCTCGAGCCGTCTCCGTACAGGTCGCGCACGTATTCTTCGGGAAATGCGCCCAGGCGGTTGAGGTTCAGGTTGGCGTTGAGCGCCTCGAGCGGGTCGTACGTCCAGTGGATACGGCGAATCCCCTGGTTCAGGACGAAGTCGCGCTGGAACAGCTTCAGGTCCCGCCCGATGCCGGAGCCCCGGTACGCCGGCCGGACCGCCATCATGTGCGACCAGTGGATGGCGTGGCCGTTCCGCCGGCCCTGTACGCCATACACAAAGGCCACCAGTTCGTTGGACTCGGTGAAGGCGCCGGCGAGGATGCCCCCGATCTTCTGGGTGACCACCAGCAAGGACGGCGGCACCAGATCGACAAAGGCTTCCCCCCAGGTTTCCTGCTGCACG includes the following:
- the menC gene encoding o-succinylbenzoate synthase, which produces MSTSISPFHLKRITLREIHLPLVEPFAISSGTETVRRITLVEMEDGDGVTAWGECVAAALPNYNSESVDTAWMAMSQWLAPLLLGKTVQPLEVYDLFHKAMRGHEMAKAGLEMTLWGLAATRQGVALARLLGGTRAEVGTGISIGIQATPEKLVKKVGECMAQGYRKIKMKIKPGFDIPYVRAVRDAYGDSAPLMVDANNAYTLEDVEVLKQLDAFGLIMIEQPLEWDDLVRHAALQPQLQTPICLDESITKLERAQDMVTLGSGRIINIKPGRVAGYTSSLRIHDYTQRQGIPVWCGGMLESGIGRAYNVALASLPNFTLPGDISPSRRYWERDIVSPEWEMDQAGMIAVPMDTPGIGVEVDVDRIDNLTVRELTI
- a CDS encoding GNAT family N-acetyltransferase yields the protein MSHPSLTIRHLQTYDEIVACRDVQQETWGEAFVDLVPPSLLVVTQKIGGILAGAFTESNELVAFVYGVQGRRNGHAIHWSHMMAVRPAYRGSGIGRDLKLFQRDFVLNQGIRRIHWTYDPLEALNANLNLNRLGAFPEEYVRDLYGDGSSSILHSTIGTDRYVVTWHLLEEDRLAHRAQFEDAGVLSDLPIVNGAEVLEDSHAVRVEIPVNVQQVKKQSADQARAWRQSTRKALELYLGAGFGVVGYYQDPDTKRCFYILARRRAA